The Malus sylvestris chromosome 12, drMalSylv7.2, whole genome shotgun sequence genome contains a region encoding:
- the LOC126593736 gene encoding uncharacterized protein LOC126593736, which translates to MESEDLNNLDIFSDSAAAQADPTPRGPRPICSNCTRPGPVCLCQSLPARPIQTQTHVIILHHPHEANHKLSTTPILTKCLSNATAVIGRKLRPGLSPLLDQSPPAIYLFPPTKSSPAVTLPDLPASPLPRVLVAFDATWKHAREMVKASEGFLSAFATRVCLDVDESASGGSIYDSELVLRKEPFGGCVSTLEAVARALGALEPNGVEIEAQLIGVLRDMVGLQAGYLNRPIKPRPKWLKKGKQKQGLRIESESGSENPTMSGLGRN; encoded by the coding sequence ATGGAATCAGAAGACCTCAACAACCTTGACATTTTCTCCGACAGCGCCGCCGCCCAAGCCGATCCGACTCCGCGTGGGCCCAGGCCCATATGCAGCAACTGCACCCGACCCGGCCCAGTATGCCTCTGCCAATCTCTCCCGGCCCGGCCCATCCAAACCCAAACCCATGTCATAATCCTCCACCATCCCCACGAAGCCAATCACAAGCTTTCCACAACCCCAATCCTCACCAAATGCCTCTCCAACGCCACCGCCGTCATCGGCCGCAAGCTCCGGCCAGGCCTTTCGCCGCTGCTCGACCAATCCCCTCCCGCCATATACCTCTTCCCGCCCACCAAATCCTCGCCCGCCGTCACCCTACCGGACCTCCCAGCATCCCCTCTCCCTCGCGTTCTCGTCGCGTTCGACGCCACGTGGAAGCACGCGCGGGAGATGGTGAAAGCGAGCGAGGGGTTTTTGTCGGCGTTCGCGACGAGGGTTTGTTTGGATGTGGACGAGAGCGCGAGCGGTGGGAGCATTTACGACTCGGAGTTGGTTCTGAGGAAGGAGCCGTTCGGCGGGTGCGTGAGTACGTTGGAGGCTGTGGCCAGAGCTCTGGGTGCGCTTGAGCCCAATGGGGTGGAGATTGAGGCCCAGCTTATTGGGGTCTTGAGGGACATGGTGGGTTTGCAGGCTGGCTATCTTAATAGGCCCATAAAGCCCAGGCCCAAGTGGTTGAAGAAAGGCAAGCAAAAACAAGGGCTCAGGATTGAGAGTGAGAGTGGGAGTGAGAATCCTACGATGTCGGGTCTCGGTCGAAATTAG
- the LOC126593735 gene encoding uncharacterized protein LOC126593735 isoform X1 encodes MMHQALSWPDLSMACRAFAMEEKSPILEHQARSIVRKLDEEETMGLPDGSGDLLSEMDGDAFRRLFPLQFYESHFVKSTRPDGRSLTEARETSSALGAVASADGSALVKIGSTTMLAAIKMEVMTPPTESPDEGCIAIDFHMPPICSPTVRPGRPADAAPVVSKQLSDTILSSGMVNLKELSLISGKAAWMAYLDIYCLDADGALFDAALLSAVAAFSHLQIPVVSMNDEGKVVVMSEEQGGKEAVNNGKRKLTLSSIPFSLTCILHKKYILADPTAEEESIMETLVTVVLDSSGQLVSLYKPGGPVLAYTSVIQDCVALTRQRARELQAILDEAISGMEVD; translated from the exons ATGATGCACCAGGCGTTGAGCTGGCCAGATCTATCCATGGCGTGCAGGGCGTTCGCAATGGAGGAGAAATCGCCGATTCTGGAGCACCAG GCAAGGAGCATAGTTAGGAAACTAGACGAAGAAGAGACAATGGGGCTTCCAGATGGTTCTGGGGATTTGCTGTCCGAAATGGACGGGGATGCTTTCAGACGTCTATTTCCTCTTCAGTTTTATGAGAGCCATTTTGTTAAATCTACACGCCCTGATGGCAGGTCACTAACCGAAGCTAGAGAGACTTCTTCAGCCCTTG GTGCAGTTGCATCTGCTGATGGGTCAGCATTAGTAAAGATTGGTTCAACT ACAATGCTGGCTGCAATAAAAATGGAAGTCATGACCCCTCCAACAGAGTCACCAGATGAAGGCTGCATAG CAATTGATTTCCACATGCCTCCAATTTGTTCTCCAACTGTTAGGCCTGGCAGGCCCGCTGATGCAGCACCGGTTGTGTCAAAGCAGCTATCTGACACTATTTTAAG TTCTGGCATGGTTAATTTGAAGGAGCTATCCTTAATCAGTGGAAAAGCTGCTTGGATGGCCTACTTG GACATATATTGTTTGGATGCTGATGGTGCTCTTTTCGATGCAGCTTTGCTGTCAGCAGTTGCTGCCTTTTCTCACC TGCAGATTCCGGTAGTTTCAatgaatgatgaaggaaaagtagTAGTTATGTCTGAGGAACAAGGTGGGAAGGAGGCAGTCAATAACGGGAAGAGGAAACTCACACTAAGCAGTATTCCATTTTCATTGACGTGCATACTTCATAAGAAATACATCTTGGCTGACCCTACAGCAGAGGAAGAGTCCATCATGGAAACTCTTGTAACTGTGGTTTTGGATTCATCCGGTCAACTTGTGTCTCTTTACAAGCCCGGTGGACCAGTTCTTGCCTATACCTCAGTTATCCAG GACTGTGTTGCGCTGACTAGACAAAGAGCGAGGGAGCTTCAGGCGATTTTAGATGAAGCCATCTCTGGTATGGAGGTTGATTAG
- the LOC126593738 gene encoding protein N-terminal glutamine amidohydrolase, with the protein MTTSKLEVSESSCDISRFHHTPFYCEENVYLLCKELCKKGIADAQGSDLFVVFISNDKKQIPLWRQKASNRADGVVLWDYHVICVQKKGSGDTPATHLVWDLDSSLAFPCPLATYVLETFCPSFQTFSELRRCFRIVHAPIFLRFFASDRRHMKDSNGNWLRQPPLYQPIVAQDGTVHNLDGYFQIRATDAVTGTGVDVTNAVFTEKLGVVVTENQLEEFFSQIP; encoded by the exons atgaCGACGTCGAAGTTGGAAGTAAGCGAGAGCTCCTGCGACATCTCTCGGTTCCatcacaccccattttactg TGAGGAGAATGTGTACTTGCTTTGCAAGGAGCTGTGCAAAAAGGGCATCGCAGATGCACAGGGTTCTGATCTTTTCGTTGTTTTCATTTCCAATGACAAGAAACAG ATCCCGTTGTGGCGCCAGAAGGCCAGCAATCGAGCGGATGGGGTTGTTCTGTGGGATTATCATGTCATTTGCGTGCAGAAAAAAGGCAGTGGTGACACACCCGCAACACATTTAGTGTGGGATTTGGATTCGAGTCTTGCATTTCCTTGTCCTTTAGCAACCTATGTCTTGGAAACGTTCTGCCCCTCGTTTCAGACCTTTTCTGAATTGCGAAG GTGTTTCCGGATTGTGCATGCCCCAATATTCCTTCGTTTCTTTGCCTCTGATAGAAGACACATGAAAGATTCTAATGGAAATTGGCTTCGTCAACCTCCTCTCTATCAGCCTATTGTTGCGCAGG ATGGGACTGTACACAACCTGGATGGTTACTTTCAGATCCGTGCTACAGATGCGGTGACAGGAACAGGAGTTGACGTGACCAATGCAGTTTTTACTGAAAAGCTTGGTGTGGTCGTAACAGAAAATCAGCTGGAGGAGTTCTTTTCCCAGATTCCTTAA
- the LOC126593733 gene encoding cytoplasmic tRNA 2-thiolation protein 2 isoform X2 produces the protein MACSASGCESNCYKTQQEEDEDVKDNNNYKSISTNTRNNNSNSRLCLKCKANQPISSNTDGGDEARFCADCFRGNLFGKFRFAVTSNAMISPTDNVLVAFSGGPSSRVALQFVHEMHNKAQKNFDASRDRSLPVFGVGVAFVDETSVYSVPSGEVENAIEDIRLIVEDLAPPTKELHVVPIESVYSSDSGDGRDRLNQLLDAVPDATGKEDLLLHMRMLALQKVASEKGYNRLVLGSCISRIACHVITATVKGQGYSLPADIQYVDARWEIPVLLPLRDCLARELTMLCRLDGLKTVELMRSPSTGINGLVSSFVTLLQEENPSRECTIVRTAGKLIPFHFNGIQEINDSKVSLETRRRLKRYNLKPNESFSSESFCFICNSPLSRSDLLSLKNFEDHKTSYVCCLSCQFQILPEDPSSINQFFTLFPQQLAARAKHDNLDHYSVLREQIQDCLLSEGEDET, from the exons atggCGTGCAGTGCTTCAGGTTGCGAATCAAATTGCTACAAAACCcaacaagaagaagatgaagatgtcaAAGACAACAACAATTACAAATCAATTTCTACAAACACTAGAAACAACAACAGCAACAGTCGTTTGTGCCTCAAGTGCAAGGCCAATCAACCCATCTCTTCCAACACCGACGGCGGCGACGAAGCGCGCTTCTGCGCCGATTGCTTCCGCGGCAATCTCTTCGGGAAGTTCAGGTTCGCTGTCACCTCCAACGCCATGATTTCTCCTACTGACAATGTCCTCGTTGCCTTCTCCGGCGGCCCTTCTTCCAG GGTTGCTTTGCAGTTTGTACATGAGATGCATAATAAAGCACAGAAGAATTTCGATGCCAGTAGGGATAGATCGTTGCCAGTTTTTGGGGTTGGAGTTGCATTTGTTGATGAGACTTCTGTTTATTCTGTTCcgtctggtgaagtagaaaacgCAATTGAAGATATTAGATTGATCGTGGAAGACCTAGCTCCACCAACAAAAGAACTGCATGTTGTACCAATTGAAAGTGTATACTCTTCAGATTCTGGTGATGGAAGGGATAGATTAAATCAGTTGTTAGATGCTGTTCCTGATGCTACTGGGAAAGAAGATCTTTTACTTCACATGCGGATGTTGGCATTGCAAAAG gTTGCCTCTGAAAAGGGATACAACAGACTTGTGCTCGGATCATGCATATCGAGGATTGCTTGCCATGTTATTACAGCCACTGTCAAG GGCCAAGGATATTCTTTACCAGCTGATATACAATATGTTGATGCAAGGTGGGAGATCCCAGTGTTACTTCCTCTTCGTGATTGTCTTGCACGAGAGCTGACCATGCTTTGCCGCCTTGATGG TCTAAAAACTGTGGAGTTGATGAGAAGTCCTAGTACTGGAATAAACGGCTTGGTCTCATCATTCGTGACACTTTTGCAG GAAGAAAATCCTTCTCGAGAGTGCACAATTGTGAGAACTGCTGGAAAGCTTATCCCATTTCATTTTAACGGAATTCAAGAGATAAATGACTCTAAGGTTTCTTTGGAAACTCGAAGGCGTCTGAAGAGATATAACCTTAAACCTAATGAATCTTTTTCCTCAGAGTCATTCTGCTTTATCTGCAATAGCCCACTCAGCCGATCTGACTTGCTAAGTTTGAAGAATTTTGAGGACCACAAGACAAGTTATGTCTGCTGTTTAAGCTGCCAGTTTCAGATACTTCCTGAAGACCCCTCATCAATAAATCAATTTTTTACTCTTTTTCCTCAGCAGCTGGCTGCTCGAGCAAAGCATGACAATCTTGACCATTACAGTGTCCTCAG GGAACAAatacaagattgcttgctctcAGAAGGTGAAGATGAAACTTGA
- the LOC126593733 gene encoding cytoplasmic tRNA 2-thiolation protein 2 isoform X1: MACSASGCESNCYKTQQEEDEDVKDNNNYKSISTNTRNNNSNSRLCLKCKANQPISSNTDGGDEARFCADCFRGNLFGKFRFAVTSNAMISPTDNVLVAFSGGPSSRVALQFVHEMHNKAQKNFDASRDRSLPVFGVGVAFVDETSVYSVPSGEVENAIEDIRLIVEDLAPPTKELHVVPIESVYSSDSGDGRDRLNQLLDAVPDATGKEDLLLHMRMLALQKVASEKGYNRLVLGSCISRIACHVITATVKGQGYSLPADIQYVDARWEIPVLLPLRDCLARELTMLCRLDGLKTVELMRSPSTGINGLVSSFVTLLQEENPSRECTIVRTAGKLIPFHFNGIQEINDSKVSLETRRRLKRYNLKPNESFSSESFCFICNSPLSRSDLLSLKNFEDHKTSYVCCLSCQFQILPEDPSSINQFFTLFPQQLAARAKHDNLDHYSVLREQIQDCLLSEGEDET; encoded by the exons atggCGTGCAGTGCTTCAGGTTGCGAATCAAATTGCTACAAAACCcaacaagaagaagatgaagatgtcaAAGACAACAACAATTACAAATCAATTTCTACAAACACTAGAAACAACAACAGCAACAGTCGTTTGTGCCTCAAGTGCAAGGCCAATCAACCCATCTCTTCCAACACCGACGGCGGCGACGAAGCGCGCTTCTGCGCCGATTGCTTCCGCGGCAATCTCTTCGGGAAGTTCAGGTTCGCTGTCACCTCCAACGCCATGATTTCTCCTACTGACAATGTCCTCGTTGCCTTCTCCGGCGGCCCTTCTTCCAG GGTTGCTTTGCAGTTTGTACATGAGATGCATAATAAAGCACAGAAGAATTTCGATGCCAGTAGGGATAGATCGTTGCCAGTTTTTGGGGTTGGAGTTGCATTTGTTGATGAGACTTCTGTTTATTCTGTTCcgtctggtgaagtagaaaacgCAATTGAAGATATTAGATTGATCGTGGAAGACCTAGCTCCACCAACAAAAGAACTGCATGTTGTACCAATTGAAAGTGTATACTCTTCAGATTCTGGTGATGGAAGGGATAGATTAAATCAGTTGTTAGATGCTGTTCCTGATGCTACTGGGAAAGAAGATCTTTTACTTCACATGCGGATGTTGGCATTGCAAAAG gTTGCCTCTGAAAAGGGATACAACAGACTTGTGCTCGGATCATGCATATCGAGGATTGCTTGCCATGTTATTACAGCCACTGTCAAG GGCCAAGGATATTCTTTACCAGCTGATATACAATATGTTGATGCAAGGTGGGAGATCCCAGTGTTACTTCCTCTTCGTGATTGTCTTGCACGAGAGCTGACCATGCTTTGCCGCCTTGATGG TCTAAAAACTGTGGAGTTGATGAGAAGTCCTAGTACTGGAATAAACGGCTTGGTCTCATCATTCGTGACACTTTTGCAG GAAGAAAATCCTTCTCGAGAGTGCACAATTGTGAGAACTGCTGGAAAGCTTATCCCATTTCATTTTAACGGAATTCAAGAGATAAATGACTCTAAGGTTTCTTTGGAAACTCGAAGGCGTCTGAAGAGATATAACCTTAAACCTAATGAATCTTTTTCCTCAGAGTCATTCTGCTTTATCTGCAATAGCCCACTCAGCCGATCTGACTTGCTAAGTTTGAAGAATTTTGAGGACCACAAGACAAGTTATGTCTGCTGTTTAAGCTGCCAGTTTCAGATACTTCCTGAAGACCCCTCATCAATAAATCAATTTTTTACTCTTTTTCCTCAGCAGCTGGCTGCTCGAGCAAAGCATGACAATCTTGACCATTACAGTGTCCTCAG GGAACAAatacaagattgcttgctctcAGAAGGTGAAGATGAGACTTGA
- the LOC126593733 gene encoding cytoplasmic tRNA 2-thiolation protein 2 isoform X3 yields MACSASGCESNCYKTQQEEDEDVKDNNNYKSISTNTRNNNSNSRLCLKCKANQPISSNTDGGDEARFCADCFRGNLFGKFRFAVTSNAMISPTDNVLVAFSGGPSSRVALQFVHEMHNKAQKNFDASRDRSLPVFGVGVAFVDETSVYSVPSGEVENAIEDIRLIVEDLAPPTKELHVVPIESVYSSDSGDGRDRLNQLLDAVPDATGKEDLLLHMRMLALQKVASEKGYNRLVLGSCISRIACHVITATVKGQGYSLPADIQYVDARWEIPVLLPLRDCLARELTMLCRLDGLKTVELMRSPSTGINGLVSSFVTLLQEENPSQECTIVRTAGKLIPFHFNRVQEINDSNVPLETRRRLKRYNLKPNESFSSESFCCICNSPLSRSDLLSLKNFEDHKTSSVCCLSCRLQILPEETPSVNQFFTLLPQQLVARAKHDNLDHYSVLREQIQDCLLSEGEDET; encoded by the exons atggCGTGCAGTGCTTCAGGTTGCGAATCAAATTGCTACAAAACCcaacaagaagaagatgaagatgtcaAAGACAACAACAATTACAAATCAATTTCTACAAACACTAGAAACAACAACAGCAACAGTCGTTTGTGCCTCAAGTGCAAGGCCAATCAACCCATCTCTTCCAACACCGACGGCGGCGACGAAGCGCGCTTCTGCGCCGATTGCTTCCGCGGCAATCTCTTCGGGAAGTTCAGGTTCGCTGTCACCTCCAACGCCATGATTTCTCCTACTGACAATGTCCTCGTTGCCTTCTCCGGCGGCCCTTCTTCCAG GGTTGCTTTGCAGTTTGTACATGAGATGCATAATAAAGCACAGAAGAATTTCGATGCCAGTAGGGATAGATCGTTGCCAGTTTTTGGGGTTGGAGTTGCATTTGTTGATGAGACTTCTGTTTATTCTGTTCcgtctggtgaagtagaaaacgCAATTGAAGATATTAGATTGATCGTGGAAGACCTAGCTCCACCAACAAAAGAACTGCATGTTGTACCAATTGAAAGTGTATACTCTTCAGATTCTGGTGATGGAAGGGATAGATTAAATCAGTTGTTAGATGCTGTTCCTGATGCTACTGGGAAAGAAGATCTTTTACTTCACATGCGGATGTTGGCATTGCAAAAG gTTGCCTCTGAAAAGGGATACAACAGACTTGTGCTCGGATCATGCATATCGAGGATTGCTTGCCATGTTATTACAGCCACTGTCAAG GGCCAAGGATATTCTTTACCAGCTGATATACAATATGTTGATGCAAGGTGGGAGATCCCAGTGTTACTTCCTCTTCGTGATTGTCTTGCACGAGAGCTGACCATGCTTTGCCGCCTTGATGG TCTAAAAACTGTGGAGTTGATGAGAAGTCCTAGTACTGGAATAAACGGCTTGGTCTCATCATTCGTGACACTTTTGCAG GAAGAAAATCCTTCTCAAGAGTGCACAATTGTGAGAACAGCCGGAAAGCTTATCCCATTTCATTTTAACCGAGTTCAAGAGATCAATGACTCTAATGTTCCTCTGGAAACTCGAAGGCGTCTTAAGAGATATAACCTTAAACCTAATGAATCTTTTTCCTCAGAATCATTCTGCTGTATCTGCAATAGCCCACTCAGCCGATCTGACTTGTTAAGTTTGAAGAATTTTGAGGACCACAAAACAAGTTCTGTCTGCTGTTTGAGCTGCCGGCTTCAGATACTTCCTGAAGAGACCCCATCAGTAAACCAATTTTTTACGCTTTTACCTCAGCAACTGGTTGCTCGAGCAAAGCATGACAATCTTGACCATTACAGTGTCCTCAG GGAACAAatacaagattgcttgctctcAGAAGGTGAAGATGAAACTTGA
- the LOC126593735 gene encoding uncharacterized protein LOC126593735 isoform X2 — protein sequence MGLPDGSGDLLSEMDGDAFRRLFPLQFYESHFVKSTRPDGRSLTEARETSSALGAVASADGSALVKIGSTTMLAAIKMEVMTPPTESPDEGCIAIDFHMPPICSPTVRPGRPADAAPVVSKQLSDTILSSGMVNLKELSLISGKAAWMAYLDIYCLDADGALFDAALLSAVAAFSHLQIPVVSMNDEGKVVVMSEEQGGKEAVNNGKRKLTLSSIPFSLTCILHKKYILADPTAEEESIMETLVTVVLDSSGQLVSLYKPGGPVLAYTSVIQDCVALTRQRARELQAILDEAISGMEVD from the exons ATGGGGCTTCCAGATGGTTCTGGGGATTTGCTGTCCGAAATGGACGGGGATGCTTTCAGACGTCTATTTCCTCTTCAGTTTTATGAGAGCCATTTTGTTAAATCTACACGCCCTGATGGCAGGTCACTAACCGAAGCTAGAGAGACTTCTTCAGCCCTTG GTGCAGTTGCATCTGCTGATGGGTCAGCATTAGTAAAGATTGGTTCAACT ACAATGCTGGCTGCAATAAAAATGGAAGTCATGACCCCTCCAACAGAGTCACCAGATGAAGGCTGCATAG CAATTGATTTCCACATGCCTCCAATTTGTTCTCCAACTGTTAGGCCTGGCAGGCCCGCTGATGCAGCACCGGTTGTGTCAAAGCAGCTATCTGACACTATTTTAAG TTCTGGCATGGTTAATTTGAAGGAGCTATCCTTAATCAGTGGAAAAGCTGCTTGGATGGCCTACTTG GACATATATTGTTTGGATGCTGATGGTGCTCTTTTCGATGCAGCTTTGCTGTCAGCAGTTGCTGCCTTTTCTCACC TGCAGATTCCGGTAGTTTCAatgaatgatgaaggaaaagtagTAGTTATGTCTGAGGAACAAGGTGGGAAGGAGGCAGTCAATAACGGGAAGAGGAAACTCACACTAAGCAGTATTCCATTTTCATTGACGTGCATACTTCATAAGAAATACATCTTGGCTGACCCTACAGCAGAGGAAGAGTCCATCATGGAAACTCTTGTAACTGTGGTTTTGGATTCATCCGGTCAACTTGTGTCTCTTTACAAGCCCGGTGGACCAGTTCTTGCCTATACCTCAGTTATCCAG GACTGTGTTGCGCTGACTAGACAAAGAGCGAGGGAGCTTCAGGCGATTTTAGATGAAGCCATCTCTGGTATGGAGGTTGATTAG